One genomic window of Arachis hypogaea cultivar Tifrunner chromosome 8, arahy.Tifrunner.gnm2.J5K5, whole genome shotgun sequence includes the following:
- the LOC112706576 gene encoding probable peroxidase 26 — MRKMKCMALPLVALALLSLFLIADAAGAPPKPRLQWHHYRNSCRYAEVYVRHEVELFWKKDKSIAPKLARLVYSDCFVHGCDASILLDEGANPEKKALQNQGLGGFTLIDKIKTVLDSRCPGVVSCADILQLAARDALKLAGAPGYPVFTGRRDGMKSDAASVDLPSPSITWQQALSYFQSKGLDVLDMTTLLGAHSMGKTHCRYVVDRLYNYNGSGKPDPSMNDTLLNTLRNLCPPRKKGEHDPSVYLDPESGPHYSFSESYYKRILRHEAVLEIDQQLLYGNDTVQITEEFAAGFEDFRRAFAESMYKMGNIDVLTGNQGEIRQNCRYTNKAKSK, encoded by the exons ATGAGGAAAATGAAGTGCATGGCTTTGCCCTTAGTAGCACTTGCATTGTTGAGTTTGTTTCTCATAGCAGATGCAGCTGGTGCACCTCCAAAGCCCAGGTTGCAGTGGCATCACTACAGGAACTCGTGTCGTTATGCCGAGGTGTACGTCCGCCACGAAGTTGAGTTGTTTTGGAAGAAAGATAAAAGCATTGCTCCGAAGCTTGCTCGCTTGGTTTATTCAGATTGTTTCGTCCAC GGTTGTGATGCGTCGATATTGCTTGACGAAGGAGCCAATCCGGAGAAGAAGGCGCTACAGAACCAGGGGCTTGGAGGTTTCACATTGATTGACAAGATCAAAACAGTGCTGGATTCGCGATGCCCCGGAGTTGTCTCTTGTGCTGATATACTCCAACTTGCTGCTAGGGATGCTCTGAAACTG GCAGGTGCACCAGGTTATCCAGTTTTCACAGGAAGAAGGGATGGCATGAAATCAGATGCTGCATCAGTAGACCTACCATCACCATCCATCACATGGCAACAAGCTCTATCATACTTCCAATCAAAGGGCTTGGATGTACTAGACATGACCACACTCCTAG GTGCACACTCAATGGGAAAAACACATTGTAGATATGTTGTTGATAGGCTGTACAACTACAATGGTAGTGGAAAGCCAGACCCAAGCATGAATGATACTCTTCTTAACACCTTGAGAAATCTATGTCCACCTAGAAAGAAGGGAGAACATGACCCATCGGTGTATCTAGACCCAGAATCTGGACCCCATTACAGCTTCTCAGAATCATACTACAAGAGGATCTTAAGGCATGAAGCTGTCCTGGAAATTGATCAACAATTACTGTATGGTAATGACACTGTACAGATCACTGAGGAATTTGCTGCTGGATTTGAAgattttcggagagcttttgccGAATCAATGTACAAGATGGGGAACATCGATGTTTTAACAGGAAACCAAGGAGAGATACGCCAAAATTGCCGATATACAAACAAGGCCAAAAGCAAATGA
- the LOC112706577 gene encoding uncharacterized protein — MANPSGNHQEQTHVSSSLNGNNNPEASASASALAMKHNPGISLDWTPEEQSILEDGLSKYASETNIVRYAKIALQLQSKTVRDVALRVRWMNKKENSKRRKDDHNLTRKSKDKKERVSDAGAKSSHFPARSNVPPYAPPMITMDNDDGIPCTAIGGPTGELLEQNAQALNQISANLSSFMIQDNINLFCQTRDNILKIMNELNDSPEVMKQMPPLPVKVNDDLANSILPRTTLPTQS, encoded by the exons ATGGCGAACCCTTCTGGGAACCACCAAGAACAGACTCATGTTTCTTCTTCGCTCAACGGCAACAACAACCCTGAGGCTTCGGCTTCTGCTTCAGCTCTCGCCATGAAGCACAACCCTGGAATCTCTCTCGATTGGACCCCCGAAGAACAGTCCATTCTTGAAGATGGACTCAGCAA GTACGCCTCGGAAACAAATATAGTGCGGTATGCAAAGATAGCCCTTCAACTACAAAGTAAGACCGTCCGAGATGTTGCGCTGCGAGTTAGGTGGATGAAT aagaaagaaaatagcaAAAGAAGGAAGGATGATCACAATTTGACgaggaaaagtaaagataagaag GAAAGAGTTTCAGATGCTGGCGCAAAGTCATCTCACTTTCCTGCTCGTTCCAATGTTCCCCCGTATGCTCCTCCTATGATTACAATGGACAATGATGATGGTATCCCTTGTACAG CAATCGGAGGTCCCACTGGCGAGCTATTGGAACAAAATGCACAGGCATTGAATCAGATCTCTGCTAATCTTTCTTCTTTTATG ATACAAGATAACATCAATCTTTTCTGCCAAACCAGAGACAACATCCTTAAAATCATGAATGA GTTGAACGATTCGCCGGAAGTGATGAAGCAAATGCCGCCTCTTCCTGTGAAGGTGAACGACGATCTAGCGAATTCCATACTTCCAAGAACTACTCTCCCAACACAATCATGA
- the LOC112706579 gene encoding uncharacterized protein, which produces MVVANAIKGLVSVLVIMVLILPQIAAQVIPPADSPSDNAPEQIWQLDNTVRVDPLDNFRKYKGGFDITNKHYWSSVIFTGVYGYAIGILFLLCGTLYGGYLLVTTKFYGKSEKPKRVKNVFPYKSFDLSIITLAILLTILAIVATGLVLAGSARFHSEAESSVGIIIKTANEASETINNTAGALKDMESNLMEDNVNNAVVSVRLDSTTERLDDASANIEKEASKNRLLINKGLKLVFVITIVIMSFNLVAVTVLSVSGVLRLRRALYLLITLCWLMTVICWIFFGIYFFLEKFSGDACTALDNFQENPYNNSLSSILPCDELLSAKSVLSGVSAGIYNLVNKVNENISGMQATSYPNLVHVCNPFSAPPEYLYQPQNCPANTIRIGDIAKVLKPFTCSDGTCGSESGSSFIISGSEYVRVEAFTSSIQDLLNVYPSMENLLECQIVKDAFSEILVKHCNPLKRYAKMVWSGMVLVSVIMLVLVLLWTLKAHVEPHCATQPSNLELGSTKVVNNNYNNKVVFH; this is translated from the exons ATGGTTGTAGCCAATGCAATCAAAGGCCTAGTTTCTGTTTTAGTGATTATGGTGTTGATTTTACCACAAATTGCTGCTCAAGTTATTCCACCAGCTGATTCTCCATCAG ATAATGCACCAGAACAGATTTGGCAGCTTGATAATACTGTTAGAGTGGATCCTTTAGATAATTTCAGAAAGTACAAAGGAGGATTTGACATCACCAACAAGCACTATTGGAGT TCAGTGATCTTCACAGGAGTTTATGGATATGCAATTGGGATCCTCTTCCTTTTGTGTGGAACATTATATGGAGGTTATTTGTTAGTAACAACCAAGTTCTATGGCAAAAGTGAGAAACCAAAAAGGGTGAAGAATGTGTTTCCTTACAAGAGTTTTGATCTTTCAATTATCACTTTGGCTATATTGCTCACCATATTAGCCAT AGTTGCAACTGGGCTTGTTCTTGCTGGGAGTGCAAGATTCCATTCTGAAGCAGAAAGTTCAGTTGGAATTATAATAAAGACAGCAAATGAGGCATCAGAAACAATAAACAACACAGCAGGAGCATTAAAAGACATGGAGAGTAACTTGATGGAAGACAATGTCAATAATGCTGTGGTTTCTGTGAGACTTGACTCAACAACTGAGAGGCTTGATGATGCATCTGCAAATATTGAAAAGGAAGCTAGCAAGAATAGGCTCCTTATCAACAAGGGCTTGAAACTTGT ATTTGTGATTACCATTGTGATTATGAGCTTCAACTTGGTTGCAGTGACAGTTTTGTCAG TTTCCGGAGTACTGAGGTTGCGACGAGCACTTTACTT GTTAATCACACTTTGCTGGTTGATGACAGTGATATGCTGGATATTCTTTGGGATCTATTTCTTCTTAGAAAA ATTTTCTGGTGATGCTTGCACAGCACTTGACAACTTTCAAGAAAATCCATACAATAACAGCTTAAGTTCCATACTTCCTTGTGATGAATTGCTCTCAGCAAAATCAGTCCTGTCTGGTGTTAGTGCTGGAATCTATAACCTTGTAAATAAG GTGAATGAAAACATATCAGGCATGCAGGCAACATCATATCCAAATCTTGTTCATGTTTGCAACCCTTTCTCGGCGCCGCCGGAGTATCTATACCAGCCACAGAACTGCCCTGCCAACACCATAAGAATAGGAGACATTGCAAAGGTACTAAAGCCTTTTACATGCTCTGATGGAACATGTGGCAGTGAAAGTGGAAGCAGTTTCATAATAAGTGGAAGTGAATATGTGAGAGTTGAAGCATTCACAAGTTCAATTCAGGACTTACTAAATGTATATCCAAGCATGGAGAACTTGTTGGAATGCCAGATTGTGAAGGATGCATTCTCTGAAATTCTTGTCAAACACTGCAATCCATTGAAGAGATATGCAAAGATGGTGTGGTCTGGAATGGTTCTTGTTTCTGTGATCATGCTGGTTTTGGTTCTACTGTGGActctaaaggctcatgttgagcCACATTGTGCAACACAACCCAGTAACTTGGAATTAGGCTCCACTAAAGTTGTTAATAACAACTATAACAACAAAGTCGTATTCCACTAG